Proteins encoded together in one Polaribacter reichenbachii window:
- a CDS encoding glycosyltransferase family 2 protein: MEISVVIPLLNEEESLQELHDWIAKVMQSNRYLYEIIFIDDGSTDTSWSVIEQLSEKFKEVKGIRFQKNYGKSQALDAGFELAKGKVVITMDADLQDNPEEIPELYNLIIEENFDLISGWKKKRYDNVITKNIPSKLFNAAARKTSGLKLNDFNCGLKAYKNEVIKTVKVSGEMHRYIPVLAKNEGFNKIGEKVVQHQARKYGETKFGIDRFINGFLDLITISFLSKFGKRPMHFFGLWGTLMFIFGTTSAFYIGAYKLYKVFNGIKTILVTDNPWFYIALTSMIIGTLLFLAGFIGELIIKTKTDEKHYTIKEKLNF; encoded by the coding sequence ATGGAAATTTCGGTAGTAATACCACTTCTTAATGAAGAAGAATCCTTACAAGAATTACACGATTGGATTGCAAAAGTTATGCAATCCAATCGTTATTTATATGAAATTATTTTTATTGATGATGGTAGCACAGATACTTCTTGGAGCGTAATTGAGCAATTATCAGAAAAATTTAAAGAGGTAAAAGGAATTCGTTTTCAAAAAAATTATGGAAAAAGTCAAGCATTAGATGCTGGTTTTGAATTGGCAAAAGGTAAAGTTGTAATTACTATGGATGCTGATTTGCAAGACAATCCAGAAGAAATACCAGAATTATACAATTTAATTATTGAAGAAAATTTCGATTTAATTTCTGGATGGAAAAAGAAAAGATACGATAATGTCATCACCAAAAATATACCTTCTAAACTCTTTAATGCTGCTGCCAGAAAAACATCAGGATTAAAATTAAACGACTTTAACTGCGGATTAAAAGCTTATAAAAACGAAGTAATAAAAACCGTAAAAGTTAGTGGAGAAATGCACAGATACATCCCTGTTTTGGCAAAAAACGAAGGTTTTAATAAAATAGGTGAAAAAGTAGTGCAACATCAAGCTAGAAAATATGGCGAAACCAAATTTGGTATAGATCGTTTTATTAATGGTTTTCTTGATTTAATCACCATTTCCTTTTTATCAAAATTCGGAAAAAGACCAATGCATTTCTTTGGGCTTTGGGGTACTTTAATGTTTATATTTGGTACAACATCAGCATTTTACATTGGCGCATACAAACTTTATAAAGTTTTTAACGGAATTAAAACAATATTAGTAACAGACAATCCTTGGTTTTATATTGCATTAACTTCTATGATAATAGGAACTTTATTATTTTTAGCAGGTTTTATTGGCGAGCTTATTATAAAAACGAAAACCGACGAAAAACACTACACAATTAAAGAAAAACTCAATTTCTAA
- a CDS encoding DUF4199 domain-containing protein has translation MENQVNSKSIILNNGLYLGVLGAIVGLCLWASGQYFELQWVGNLAGFLATVFFIIIGIKKFKSENGGFMTWGQGLKIGMGIVMVSAVITVIYTLLLTNVIDPNLQAEGMAIQEQAWIDQGLSSDQIDSAKEMTEKFQSPFIISGIIFVFAAFVGFVISAITAAIMKKSEEQDY, from the coding sequence ATGGAAAATCAAGTAAACAGTAAAAGTATTATTTTAAATAATGGACTATATTTAGGTGTCCTTGGAGCAATTGTTGGACTATGTTTATGGGCATCTGGACAATACTTTGAATTACAATGGGTTGGAAATCTTGCAGGATTTTTAGCTACTGTATTTTTTATAATCATTGGAATAAAAAAATTCAAAAGTGAGAATGGTGGGTTTATGACTTGGGGTCAGGGATTAAAAATTGGAATGGGTATTGTTATGGTTAGCGCTGTAATTACAGTAATATATACTCTTTTATTAACAAATGTTATTGACCCTAATCTTCAAGCAGAAGGAATGGCAATTCAAGAACAGGCTTGGATAGACCAAGGATTAAGCTCAGATCAAATAGATTCTGCTAAAGAAATGACAGAAAAATTTCAAAGCCCATTTATAATATCTGGTATAATATTTGTTTTTGCTGCATTTGTTGGTTTTGTAATTTCTGCAATTACTGCTGCAATTATGAAAAAATCGGAAGAGCAAGATTACTAA
- a CDS encoding SDR family oxidoreductase — MSKVVLVTGASSGIGKSIATFLKEKGYTVYGTSRNPKNLENFSFQLITLDVLKVETINKAVDLIIEKEGKLDVLVNNAGMGITGPVEDTPTDEMRAVFNTNLFGAIDVMKAVLPQMRKQKSGTIINVTSIAGYMGLPFRAVYSASKGALELVTEATSMEVKNFGIKVVNVAPGDFATNIAAGRYHTPVFENSAYKENYQASLDLMDAHVDHGMDPIEMAKKVYEIINYKNPKIHYKVGDFMQKFSIVLKRILPDKMYQKLLMNHYKL, encoded by the coding sequence ATGTCTAAAGTTGTCTTAGTTACTGGTGCATCTTCTGGAATAGGAAAATCGATTGCTACTTTTTTAAAAGAAAAAGGCTATACAGTTTATGGTACAAGTAGAAACCCCAAAAACTTAGAAAATTTTTCTTTTCAATTAATTACTTTGGATGTTTTAAAAGTTGAAACCATTAATAAAGCAGTAGATTTAATTATAGAAAAAGAAGGTAAATTAGATGTTTTGGTAAATAATGCAGGAATGGGAATTACAGGGCCTGTAGAAGATACGCCAACAGATGAAATGCGTGCAGTTTTTAACACCAATCTTTTTGGTGCTATTGATGTAATGAAAGCAGTTTTACCACAAATGCGTAAACAAAAATCAGGAACAATTATTAATGTTACTTCTATTGCAGGTTATATGGGGTTGCCATTTAGAGCTGTATATTCTGCTTCTAAAGGTGCTTTAGAATTAGTTACAGAAGCCACAAGTATGGAGGTTAAAAACTTCGGGATTAAAGTTGTAAACGTTGCACCTGGAGATTTTGCAACCAATATTGCTGCTGGTAGATATCATACACCAGTTTTTGAAAATTCCGCTTATAAAGAGAATTACCAAGCAAGTTTAGATTTAATGGATGCTCATGTAGATCATGGAATGGATCCTATAGAAATGGCAAAAAAGGTTTATGAAATTATCAACTATAAGAATCCTAAAATTCATTATAAAGTTGGAGATTTTATGCAGAAATTCTCTATTGTTTTAAAACGTATTTTACCAGATAAAATGTATCAAAAATTATTAATGAACCACTATAAGCTTTAG
- the fsa gene encoding fructose-6-phosphate aldolase gives MKFFIDTANLEQIKEAQALGILDGVTTNPSLMAKEGITGQDNIINHYKEICDLVDGDVSAEVISTDFDGMVKEGEALAALNPQIVVKLPMIKDGVKACKYFSSKGIKTNVTLVFSVGQALLAAKAGATYVSPFLGRLDDISTDGMNLISEIRLVFDNYNFETQILAASVRNTMHVVNCAKLGSDVMTGPLSAIEGLLKHPLTDSGLAKFLADYQKGN, from the coding sequence ATGAAATTTTTTATAGATACTGCAAATTTAGAACAAATAAAAGAAGCACAAGCTTTAGGTATTTTAGATGGTGTAACTACAAATCCGTCTTTAATGGCTAAAGAAGGGATTACTGGTCAAGACAATATTATAAATCATTACAAAGAAATTTGTGATTTAGTTGATGGTGATGTTTCTGCAGAAGTTATCTCTACAGATTTTGATGGAATGGTAAAAGAAGGTGAAGCTTTAGCTGCCTTAAATCCGCAGATTGTGGTAAAATTACCAATGATAAAAGACGGTGTAAAAGCGTGTAAATATTTTTCTTCTAAAGGTATTAAAACGAATGTAACTTTAGTGTTTTCTGTAGGGCAAGCATTATTAGCTGCTAAAGCCGGTGCAACTTATGTTTCTCCGTTTTTAGGACGTTTAGACGATATTTCTACAGACGGAATGAACTTAATTTCTGAAATTAGATTGGTTTTTGATAACTATAATTTCGAAACTCAAATTCTAGCAGCATCTGTGCGTAATACAATGCACGTTGTTAATTGTGCAAAATTAGGTTCTGATGTAATGACAGGTCCATTAAGCGCAATCGAAGGTTTATTAAAACACCCTTTAACAGATAGTGGTTTGGCTAAATTTTTAGCAGATTACCAAAAAGGAAACTAA
- the menD gene encoding 2-succinyl-5-enolpyruvyl-6-hydroxy-3-cyclohexene-1-carboxylic-acid synthase: protein MYPKKELAQLVISACHQFNIDTIVISPGSRNAPLTIGFSNHTEIETLSVVDERCAAFFALGIAQQKQKPVAILCTSGSALLNYYPAIAEAFYSNIPLVVISADRPKHLIDIGDGQTIRQENVFENHILFSANLIENPKFIARNSQLIGEALQIATSQKGPVHINVPFDEPLYETVSELKTFHFPNISMSSLDNSNINYQNLAEIWNTADKKMLVIGVNYPDEELHSLMDLYSDDESVMIFTETTSNLYYKKAVNAIDQLIFSLDDAQFQELQPDILITFGGMIVSKRIKKFLREYQPKHHWNIDEHKATNTFFCLTEFIQTKPVDFFSNFNKIITKKKSDYQSNWLEIRDYRREKHTEYLSQIQHSDFKVFEQVLESIPNNSDLQISNSAIIRYAQLFQLKNSLRVFCNRGTSGIDGSTSTAIGAAFASKNQTVFITGDLSFFYDSNALWNKNIPNNFRIVLINNSGGGIFKIIPGPSTTNAAKYFETPHCLTAEHLCKMYDFDYLQASSTETVTEALNGFYESDTEINSEEMKKPKILEIFTPSAENDLILKEYFKYIK from the coding sequence ATGTACCCAAAAAAAGAACTCGCACAACTTGTAATTTCTGCTTGTCATCAATTTAATATTGATACAATTGTTATTTCTCCTGGTTCTAGGAATGCACCTTTAACTATAGGTTTTTCAAATCATACAGAAATAGAAACTTTAAGTGTTGTAGATGAAAGATGTGCAGCTTTTTTTGCACTAGGTATTGCACAACAAAAGCAAAAACCTGTAGCTATTTTATGTACTTCTGGTTCGGCATTATTAAATTATTATCCTGCAATTGCAGAGGCTTTTTACAGTAATATTCCACTTGTGGTAATCTCTGCAGACAGACCAAAACATTTAATAGATATTGGTGATGGACAAACCATTCGTCAAGAAAATGTGTTTGAAAATCATATACTGTTTTCTGCAAATTTGATAGAAAACCCAAAATTTATTGCTAGAAATTCGCAATTAATAGGTGAAGCTTTACAAATTGCAACATCACAAAAAGGACCTGTGCATATTAATGTTCCTTTTGATGAACCTTTGTATGAAACTGTTAGTGAATTAAAAACGTTTCATTTCCCTAATATTTCTATGAGTTCTCTAGATAATTCAAATATCAATTATCAAAATTTAGCAGAAATTTGGAATACGGCTGATAAAAAAATGTTGGTAATTGGCGTTAATTATCCAGATGAGGAATTGCACAGCTTAATGGATTTATATTCTGATGATGAATCTGTGATGATTTTTACAGAAACTACATCAAACTTATATTATAAAAAGGCAGTAAATGCTATAGATCAATTAATTTTTTCTTTAGATGATGCTCAGTTTCAAGAATTACAACCAGATATTCTTATCACTTTTGGTGGTATGATTGTTTCTAAGAGAATCAAAAAGTTTTTAAGAGAATATCAACCGAAACATCACTGGAATATTGATGAGCATAAAGCAACCAATACTTTTTTCTGTTTAACTGAATTTATACAAACAAAACCAGTTGATTTTTTCTCAAATTTCAACAAAATTATCACCAAGAAAAAAAGTGATTACCAATCGAATTGGTTAGAAATTAGAGATTATAGAAGAGAAAAACATACTGAATATTTATCGCAAATACAACATTCAGATTTTAAGGTTTTTGAGCAAGTTTTAGAGAGTATTCCCAACAATTCAGATTTGCAAATTAGCAATAGTGCAATTATTAGATATGCGCAGTTGTTTCAATTAAAAAACTCGTTACGTGTTTTCTGTAATAGAGGTACAAGCGGAATTGATGGAAGCACATCAACAGCAATTGGAGCTGCTTTTGCAAGTAAAAATCAAACGGTTTTTATTACAGGAGATTTAAGTTTTTTCTACGATTCGAATGCTTTATGGAATAAAAATATTCCTAATAATTTTAGAATTGTTTTGATTAATAATTCTGGTGGAGGAATTTTTAAAATTATTCCTGGCCCATCAACTACAAATGCTGCTAAGTATTTTGAAACACCACATTGTTTAACCGCAGAACATTTGTGCAAAATGTATGATTTCGATTATTTGCAAGCATCATCAACAGAAACAGTAACAGAAGCATTAAATGGTTTTTATGAGTCAGATACTGAAATAAATTCAGAAGAAATGAAAAAACCAAAAATTTTAGAAATTTTTACGCCAAGTGCAGAAAATGATTTAATTTTAAAAGAATATTTTAAATATATAAAATAA
- a CDS encoding DNA-binding protein — protein MDLQDEYQEGDINLKEGEKVQLVIEKETGLGYSVLINEEYEGLLFRSEVFQDLEVDMEVVGYIKQIREDGKIDVSLRPQGFRNVIDADVEKVLEKLKNSREGFLLLTDKSSPDSIRFHMKMSKKAFKKAVGNLYRNKLIVIKEDRIELLNE, from the coding sequence ATGGATTTACAAGACGAATATCAAGAAGGAGATATCAATTTAAAGGAAGGAGAAAAAGTTCAGTTAGTAATTGAAAAAGAAACTGGATTAGGATATTCTGTACTAATTAATGAAGAATACGAAGGTTTACTTTTTAGAAGTGAAGTTTTTCAGGATTTAGAAGTAGATATGGAAGTTGTTGGATACATCAAACAAATTCGAGAAGATGGTAAAATAGATGTTTCTCTTAGGCCACAAGGTTTTAGAAATGTAATTGATGCAGATGTAGAAAAAGTACTAGAAAAACTAAAAAATAGCAGAGAAGGGTTTTTGTTATTAACAGACAAAAGTTCACCAGATTCTATTCGTTTTCATATGAAAATGAGTAAAAAAGCCTTTAAAAAAGCAGTTGGTAATCTGTACAGAAACAAATTAATTGTAATTAAAGAAGATAGAATTGAGCTTTTAAATGAGTAA
- a CDS encoding alpha/beta hydrolase-fold protein, whose translation MIKKTLTLLFILFSFVGFSQKTIVTPLKSDILETTRNIKIYLPEGYERDSIKNYPLTIVLDEEYMFDSYVGTSILFAKRDKAPKQIVVGISMEETKQEDISFNRSNGTFTTTARYFYDFIRDEVIFHMESNYRTSPYISLIGQGYSANMVSHFLKENTAFINSFICINPSFSDFIIGELQTYNLPKFAKEDNTFYFYTNNSDSFSKSKSEKIGKVQQALSELEIKNFNVINDVITTSSAVSAIHEAIPRAMTKIFEVYSAISKEEYDEKIKDLAPKDAIYYLENKYLEIEFLFGTNLGIRERDIYAIENIIIEKENGKRLRDFGDMILKIFPTSPLGEYYIGRYYESAKMTKKALKYYKIGYGKMDPADPNSDAYYENILRLGGQ comes from the coding sequence ATGATTAAGAAAACACTCACATTATTATTTATTCTTTTTTCTTTTGTAGGTTTTTCTCAAAAAACAATTGTTACCCCATTAAAATCTGATATTTTAGAAACCACTAGAAATATTAAAATTTATTTACCTGAAGGATATGAAAGAGACAGCATAAAAAATTATCCTTTAACCATTGTTTTAGATGAGGAATATATGTTTGATTCTTATGTTGGTACTTCAATTTTATTTGCAAAAAGAGATAAAGCACCAAAACAAATTGTAGTTGGTATTTCTATGGAAGAAACCAAACAAGAAGATATTTCTTTTAATAGATCTAATGGAACTTTTACAACTACTGCTCGTTATTTTTATGATTTTATTAGAGATGAAGTCATTTTTCATATGGAAAGTAATTACAGAACATCACCTTACATTTCTTTAATTGGGCAAGGTTATTCTGCAAATATGGTTTCTCATTTTTTAAAAGAAAACACAGCTTTTATAAACTCTTTTATTTGTATAAATCCTAGTTTTTCTGATTTTATAATTGGTGAATTACAAACTTATAATTTACCGAAATTCGCAAAAGAAGACAATACATTTTATTTTTACACTAACAATTCTGATTCTTTTTCTAAAAGTAAATCAGAGAAAATTGGCAAAGTACAGCAAGCATTATCTGAATTAGAAATCAAAAATTTTAATGTTATAAATGATGTAATTACTACTTCTAGTGCTGTTTCTGCAATTCACGAAGCAATACCAAGAGCAATGACAAAAATATTTGAAGTGTATTCTGCAATTTCGAAAGAAGAGTATGATGAAAAAATTAAAGACTTGGCGCCTAAAGACGCTATTTATTATTTAGAAAATAAATATTTAGAAATTGAATTTTTATTCGGTACAAATTTAGGAATTAGAGAAAGAGATATTTACGCAATAGAAAACATCATCATTGAAAAAGAAAATGGAAAAAGATTAAGAGATTTTGGTGATATGATTCTAAAGATATTTCCAACTTCACCTTTAGGAGAATATTATATTGGTCGTTATTACGAATCTGCAAAAATGACTAAAAAAGCATTAAAATATTACAAAATTGGCTATGGTAAAATGGATCCTGCAGACCCAAATTCTGATGCTTATTATGAAAATATTTTAAGATTAGGAGGACAGTAG
- a CDS encoding 1,4-dihydroxy-2-naphthoyl-CoA synthase, translating into MIQPEWETAKVYEDITYKKCNGVARIAFNRPNVRNAFRPKTTKELYDAFYDAGEDTSIGVVLLSAEGPSTKDGVYSFCSGGDQKARGHQGYVGDDGYHRLNILEVQRLIRFMPKAVIAVVPGWAVGGGHSLHVVCDLTLASKEHAIFKQTDADVTSFDGGYGSAYLAKMVGQKKAREIFFLGRNYSAQEAYEMGMVNAVIPHEELESTAYEWAQEILAKSPTSIKMLKFAMNLTDDGMVGQQVFAGEATRLAYMTDEAKEGRDAFLEKRKPNFPKKWIP; encoded by the coding sequence ATGATACAACCTGAATGGGAAACTGCCAAAGTTTACGAAGATATAACTTATAAGAAATGCAATGGAGTAGCCAGAATAGCGTTTAACAGACCAAATGTTAGAAATGCTTTTAGACCAAAAACAACCAAAGAATTGTATGATGCTTTTTATGATGCAGGCGAAGATACTTCAATTGGTGTCGTTTTACTTTCTGCAGAAGGGCCAAGTACAAAAGATGGTGTGTATTCTTTTTGCTCTGGAGGAGATCAAAAAGCAAGAGGTCATCAAGGTTATGTAGGTGATGATGGTTATCATAGATTAAATATTTTAGAAGTACAAAGATTAATACGTTTTATGCCAAAAGCTGTAATTGCTGTTGTTCCTGGTTGGGCAGTTGGTGGTGGCCATAGTTTGCACGTAGTTTGCGATTTAACCTTAGCTTCTAAAGAGCACGCAATTTTTAAACAAACAGATGCAGATGTAACTTCTTTTGATGGTGGATATGGATCTGCATATTTGGCAAAAATGGTAGGTCAGAAAAAAGCAAGAGAAATTTTCTTTTTAGGTAGAAATTATTCTGCACAAGAAGCTTATGAAATGGGAATGGTAAATGCTGTAATTCCTCACGAAGAATTAGAAAGTACAGCTTATGAGTGGGCACAAGAAATTTTAGCAAAAAGTCCGACTTCTATTAAAATGTTAAAATTTGCAATGAATTTAACTGATGATGGAATGGTTGGTCAGCAAGTTTTTGCAGGTGAAGCTACACGTTTAGCTTATATGACAGACGAAGCAAAAGAAGGAAGAGACGCTTTTCTTGAAAAAAGAAAACCAAATTTCCCTAAAAAATGGATACCATAA
- the purU gene encoding formyltetrahydrofolate deformylase: MKSQIVTFLIKCPDQKGLVAKITSFFYKKGFNILSCQQYVNSVEDMYFMRIRLNAEGTNISKEQLEESFLELAKPLQFKWSVNYGDEKKNVAIMVSHTSHNLYDLLERSNEGRLNCNVKMVISNHNKLRHIAEMFNVPYYHLPVTKETKSEQEEQVKQLLDANEIDLVVMARYMQILSSDFINYYKDRIINIHHSFLPAFQGANPYKRAYERGVKLIGATAHYATEDLDEGPIIEQDVKPVTHESTTQTLKRIGADIEKLVLARAVKCHLNNQIIVSGNRAIVFPESGE; encoded by the coding sequence ATGAAATCACAAATAGTAACTTTTTTAATAAAATGTCCAGATCAAAAAGGGTTAGTGGCAAAAATTACTAGTTTTTTTTATAAAAAAGGATTCAATATTTTAAGTTGTCAGCAATATGTAAACTCAGTAGAAGATATGTATTTTATGCGTATTCGTTTAAATGCTGAGGGTACAAATATTTCTAAAGAACAATTAGAAGAAAGTTTTTTAGAATTAGCCAAACCTTTGCAGTTTAAGTGGTCTGTAAATTACGGTGATGAAAAGAAGAATGTGGCAATTATGGTTTCGCATACAAGTCATAATTTATACGATTTATTAGAACGTTCTAATGAAGGTAGATTAAATTGTAATGTTAAAATGGTTATTAGTAATCATAATAAATTAAGACATATTGCAGAAATGTTTAATGTGCCTTATTATCATTTACCTGTAACTAAAGAAACGAAATCAGAACAAGAAGAACAAGTTAAACAATTGTTAGATGCTAATGAAATTGATTTAGTTGTTATGGCAAGATATATGCAAATTTTGTCATCAGATTTCATCAATTATTATAAAGATAGAATTATAAATATTCATCATTCATTTTTACCCGCTTTTCAAGGAGCAAATCCATACAAAAGAGCATACGAAAGAGGAGTGAAGTTAATTGGAGCAACAGCACATTATGCTACAGAAGATTTAGATGAAGGGCCAATTATTGAACAAGATGTTAAACCAGTAACTCACGAAAGTACCACTCAGACATTAAAAAGGATTGGTGCAGATATTGAAAAACTAGTTTTAGCAAGAGCCGTAAAATGTCATTTAAATAATCAAATAATTGTATCAGGAAATAGAGCAATTGTTTTTCCAGAATCTGGGGAATAA
- a CDS encoding fumarylacetoacetate hydrolase family protein yields the protein MKIICIGRNYAKHIEELANERPENPVVFLKPDSAILPRKNPFFIPPFSEDVHYEVEVLVKINKVGKHIDAKFAHKYYDEIGLGIDFTARDVQAKCKEKGLPWEKAKAFDGSAVVGEFYPKEEFDLENLKFQLYKNEEIVQDGNTNAMLWKTDELIAYVSQYFTLKKGDIIFTGTPAGVGKVVENDTLKGVIEGKEAFNIRVK from the coding sequence ATGAAAATAATCTGTATTGGGCGCAATTACGCAAAACATATAGAAGAATTAGCAAATGAAAGACCAGAGAATCCTGTTGTTTTTCTAAAGCCAGACTCTGCAATTTTACCTAGAAAAAATCCTTTTTTTATTCCTCCTTTTTCTGAAGATGTTCATTATGAAGTTGAGGTTTTGGTAAAAATTAATAAAGTTGGTAAACATATAGATGCCAAGTTTGCACATAAATATTATGATGAAATAGGATTAGGTATCGATTTTACAGCAAGAGATGTACAAGCTAAATGCAAAGAAAAAGGTTTGCCATGGGAAAAAGCAAAAGCTTTTGATGGTAGTGCAGTTGTAGGTGAGTTTTATCCAAAAGAAGAATTCGATTTAGAGAATTTAAAATTCCAATTGTATAAAAATGAAGAAATTGTACAAGATGGAAACACAAATGCAATGTTGTGGAAAACAGACGAATTAATCGCCTACGTTTCTCAGTATTTTACTCTAAAAAAAGGAGATATTATTTTTACAGGAACTCCTGCAGGAGTAGGTAAAGTTGTAGAAAACGATACCTTAAAAGGTGTAATAGAAGGTAAAGAAGCTTTTAATATTAGAGTAAAGTAA
- a CDS encoding competence/damage-inducible protein A, protein MKAEIITIGDEILIGQIVDTNSQWIGTELNKIGVSVYQISSIQDDKQHILNALKEAQERVDIVIITGGLGPTKDDITKHTIVEYFNDTLALNEKVVHHIKALFQKYNIPFGELNRLQGLVPTKATVLENKLGTAPGMWFYENETVFVSLPGVPHEMKGLMEFEVLPKIQKQFKLPYIIHKTVITYGLGESSLAERIEDFENNLPLYIKLAYLPNYGKVRLRLSAKGDDSILLEETLHKLIEELYQLIPDIITGIDEDGEIEKTVGDLLKTKGKTVTVAESVTGGKIASTLVSIAGSSAYFKGGFVTYSEDTKINLLGVSAETIKKHTVVSAAVAKEMAKCAKEKLQSNYAIAVTGNAGPTSDKTDKSVGVVFIALATDSEIFVEEFNFGKPRGRVIDKTVNMALQMLQKEILKN, encoded by the coding sequence ATGAAAGCAGAAATCATAACTATAGGAGATGAGATTTTAATCGGTCAGATTGTAGATACAAACTCACAATGGATAGGAACTGAATTAAATAAAATCGGTGTTTCTGTATATCAAATCTCGTCAATTCAAGATGATAAACAACATATTCTAAATGCTTTAAAAGAAGCACAAGAAAGAGTAGATATTGTAATTATTACAGGAGGTTTAGGGCCAACAAAAGACGATATTACGAAACATACAATTGTAGAATATTTTAATGATACCTTAGCATTAAATGAAAAAGTTGTACATCATATTAAAGCTTTGTTTCAAAAATATAATATTCCCTTTGGCGAGTTAAATCGTTTACAAGGTTTAGTACCAACAAAAGCAACAGTTTTAGAAAATAAGTTAGGCACTGCACCTGGAATGTGGTTTTACGAAAATGAAACCGTTTTTGTGTCTTTACCAGGTGTACCTCACGAAATGAAAGGTCTAATGGAATTTGAAGTTTTACCAAAAATTCAAAAACAATTCAAATTACCTTATATTATACATAAAACAGTTATTACTTATGGTTTAGGAGAAAGTTCTTTGGCAGAAAGAATTGAAGATTTCGAAAATAACTTACCATTATATATAAAGTTAGCTTACTTACCCAATTATGGTAAAGTTCGTTTGCGATTATCAGCCAAAGGCGATGATAGCATTTTGTTAGAAGAAACTTTACATAAATTAATAGAAGAACTGTATCAATTAATACCAGATATTATTACAGGTATTGATGAAGATGGAGAAATAGAAAAAACAGTCGGAGATTTATTAAAGACTAAAGGTAAAACTGTAACTGTTGCAGAAAGTGTAACAGGAGGTAAAATTGCATCAACCTTAGTTTCAATAGCAGGTTCATCAGCCTATTTTAAAGGAGGTTTTGTAACTTATTCAGAAGACACTAAAATTAATTTATTAGGTGTATCAGCAGAAACTATAAAAAAACACACAGTAGTTAGTGCAGCAGTAGCCAAAGAAATGGCAAAATGTGCCAAAGAAAAGTTACAAAGTAATTATGCAATAGCTGTAACAGGTAATGCTGGGCCAACTTCAGATAAAACCGACAAAAGTGTAGGTGTAGTTTTTATAGCTTTAGCAACAGATTCAGAAATTTTTGTAGAAGAATTTAATTTTGGAAAACCAAGAGGTAGAGTTATCGATAAAACCGTAAATATGGCCTTACAAATGCTTCAAAAAGAAATATTAAAAAATTAG
- the rpmB gene encoding 50S ribosomal protein L28, whose product MSRVCELTGKKAMVGNNVSHAMNRTKRKFDANLMTKRFYIPEEDKWITLKVSASALKNINKKGISAVIKEARANGFLTK is encoded by the coding sequence ATGTCTAGAGTTTGTGAATTAACAGGAAAAAAAGCAATGGTTGGGAACAATGTTTCTCACGCAATGAATAGAACCAAAAGAAAGTTTGACGCTAATTTAATGACGAAGCGTTTTTACATTCCAGAGGAAGATAAATGGATTACTTTAAAAGTATCTGCATCTGCTTTAAAAAATATTAACAAGAAAGGAATTTCTGCAGTTATAAAAGAAGCTAGAGCTAACGGTTTTTTAACTAAATAA
- the rpmG gene encoding 50S ribosomal protein L33 → MAKKGNRVQVILECTEHKATGKPGTSRYITTKNKKNTPDRMEIKKFNPILKKMTVHKEIK, encoded by the coding sequence ATGGCAAAAAAAGGAAACAGAGTTCAGGTAATTTTAGAGTGCACAGAGCACAAAGCAACTGGTAAACCAGGTACTTCTAGATACATTACAACTAAGAACAAGAAGAACACTCCAGATAGAATGGAAATTAAAAAATTCAATCCTATCTTAAAGAAAATGACTGTTCACAAAGAAATTAAATAA
- a CDS encoding DUF4295 domain-containing protein, which translates to MAKKSVASLQTGSKRLSKAIKMVKSPKTGAYMFVEAIMDPSKVDAFLSKK; encoded by the coding sequence ATGGCAAAAAAATCAGTAGCATCGTTACAAACAGGATCAAAAAGATTAAGTAAAGCAATCAAAATGGTTAAATCTCCAAAAACAGGAGCTTATATGTTTGTAGAAGCAATTATGGACCCATCTAAAGTAGACGCTTTTTTATCAAAAAAGTAA